One part of the Streptomyces ferrugineus genome encodes these proteins:
- the def gene encoding peptide deformylase, which produces MPSVFVQGRPVESYPPLAPEARRGSVRRITEVGEEVLHKPCRDVTEFGPDLAALIDDMFLTMYIAEGAGLAANQVGVDLRLFVYDCPDDDGARHVGHIVNPVLEPLAASDRRLLDDTEGCLSVPGAVMDVPRPDRAVVRGLDKDGAPLVIEGTGYFARCLAHETDHVNGHVYLDRLSKRERKDALRQSADRREEVFARRTVRASALSG; this is translated from the coding sequence ATGCCGAGCGTTTTCGTACAAGGCAGGCCCGTCGAGTCGTATCCGCCGCTCGCGCCCGAGGCCCGGCGCGGGTCGGTGCGCAGGATCACCGAGGTGGGTGAGGAGGTACTGCACAAGCCGTGCCGGGACGTGACCGAGTTCGGGCCCGATCTCGCCGCGCTCATTGACGACATGTTCCTGACGATGTACATCGCCGAGGGAGCCGGACTCGCGGCGAACCAAGTCGGCGTGGATCTGCGGCTGTTCGTGTACGACTGTCCGGACGACGACGGGGCCCGGCATGTCGGGCACATCGTCAACCCGGTGCTGGAGCCGCTCGCGGCCTCGGACCGGCGGCTGCTGGACGACACGGAGGGCTGTCTGTCCGTGCCGGGCGCCGTGATGGACGTACCGCGTCCGGACCGGGCCGTGGTGCGCGGGCTCGACAAGGACGGCGCGCCGCTCGTGATCGAGGGCACGGGCTACTTCGCCCGCTGCCTCGCCCACGAGACCGACCATGTCAACGGCCACGTCTATCTGGACCGGCTGTCCAAGCGGGAGCGGAAGGACGCGCTGCGGCAGTCGGCGGACCGGCGCGAGGAGGTCTTCGCCCGCCGGACCGTCAGGGCCTCGGCCCTCAGCGGCTGA
- a CDS encoding geranylgeranyl reductase family protein — protein sequence MSSAGRHADFEPWGDPAVTEPLSENTADVIVVGAGPAGSTTAYHLARSGLDVLLLEKTEFPREKVCGDGLTPRAVKQLVAMGIDISEEAGWLRNKGLRIIGGGVRLQLDWPDLASFPDYGLVRKRDDFDEQLARQAQKAGARLHERCNVGAPIVDDRTGRITGVRAKLGEDKREVTFHAPLVVAADGNSTRLSLAMGLHRREDRPMGVAVRTYFESPRHEDDYLESWLELWDRRGPGEDRLLPGYGWIFGMGDGTSNVGLGVLNTSDSFKELDWREVLKAWCASMPEDWGYTPENMTGPIRGAALPMAFNRQPHYTKGLLLVGDAGGLVNPFNGEGIAYAMESGQIAADVIVQAHARSTPAGRELALQRYPRVLKDTYGGYYTMGRAFVKLIGNPKVMKVATQRGLTHPLLMKFTLKLLANLTDPTGGDAMDRIINGLSKVAPKA from the coding sequence ATGTCCAGTGCCGGTCGGCACGCAGATTTCGAACCTTGGGGAGATCCCGCCGTGACCGAGCCCCTCTCCGAAAACACCGCCGATGTCATCGTCGTCGGCGCGGGACCAGCCGGCTCCACGACGGCGTACCACCTCGCCAGGTCCGGCCTCGACGTACTCCTGCTGGAGAAGACCGAGTTCCCCAGGGAGAAGGTCTGCGGCGACGGCCTGACCCCGCGCGCGGTCAAGCAGCTCGTGGCGATGGGCATCGACATCTCCGAGGAAGCCGGCTGGCTGCGCAACAAGGGCCTGCGGATCATCGGCGGCGGCGTACGGCTCCAGCTGGACTGGCCGGATCTCGCCTCCTTCCCCGACTACGGCCTCGTCCGCAAGCGCGACGACTTCGACGAGCAACTCGCCCGCCAGGCCCAGAAGGCCGGCGCCCGGCTCCACGAGCGCTGCAACGTCGGCGCCCCGATCGTCGACGACCGCACCGGCCGGATCACCGGCGTCCGCGCCAAGCTCGGCGAGGACAAGCGCGAGGTCACCTTCCACGCCCCGCTGGTCGTGGCCGCCGACGGCAACTCCACCCGCCTGTCCCTGGCGATGGGCCTGCACCGCCGTGAGGACCGCCCGATGGGCGTGGCCGTACGGACGTACTTCGAAAGCCCCCGCCACGAAGACGACTACCTGGAGTCCTGGCTGGAACTGTGGGACCGCCGAGGCCCGGGAGAGGACCGCCTGCTCCCCGGCTACGGCTGGATCTTCGGCATGGGCGACGGCACCTCGAACGTCGGCCTGGGCGTCCTCAACACCTCCGACTCCTTCAAGGAGCTGGACTGGCGCGAGGTCCTGAAGGCCTGGTGCGCGTCGATGCCGGAGGACTGGGGCTACACCCCGGAGAACATGACCGGTCCCATCCGCGGCGCCGCCCTGCCGATGGCCTTCAACCGCCAACCGCACTACACCAAGGGCCTGCTGCTCGTCGGCGACGCCGGCGGCCTGGTGAACCCCTTCAACGGCGAGGGCATCGCCTACGCCATGGAGTCCGGCCAGATCGCCGCCGACGTCATCGTCCAGGCCCACGCCCGCTCGACGCCCGCGGGGCGCGAACTGGCCTTGCAGCGCTACCCGCGGGTCCTGAAGGACACCTACGGCGGCTATTACACGATGGGCCGCGCCTTCGTGAAGCTCATCGGCAACCCGAAGGTCATGAAGGTCGCGACCCAGCGCGGTCTGACCCACCCGCTGCTGATGAAGTTCACGCTGAAGCTGCTCGCGAACCTCACGGACCCGACCGGCGGCGACGCGATGGACCGGATCATCAACGGGCTGAGCAAGGTGGCGCCGAAGGCGTGA
- a CDS encoding GNAT family N-acetyltransferase, translated as MNRTLPVVRLRVPTDEDAVAWHRVFAHPDVMEFHGGKAAELSVYEELTARQRRHDAELGFCLWTMLDENDQVVGFTGAQPWPRDWGPKGEIEIGWRLGREYWGKGYATTAARVALERVRAAGVRSVVAMVDARNARSIAVTQRLDMHLTETFTTPVTEATGLCYRLNL; from the coding sequence GTGAACCGAACTCTCCCCGTGGTGCGGCTGCGTGTCCCGACCGACGAGGACGCCGTCGCCTGGCACCGGGTCTTCGCCCACCCCGATGTCATGGAGTTCCACGGCGGCAAGGCAGCGGAGCTGTCGGTCTACGAGGAGCTCACCGCCCGGCAGCGCCGGCACGACGCCGAACTCGGGTTCTGCCTGTGGACCATGCTCGATGAGAACGATCAGGTCGTGGGCTTCACGGGCGCCCAGCCGTGGCCGCGGGACTGGGGCCCGAAGGGCGAGATCGAGATCGGCTGGCGGCTCGGCCGGGAGTACTGGGGCAAGGGGTACGCCACGACGGCCGCGCGGGTGGCCCTGGAACGGGTCCGGGCGGCAGGGGTGAGGAGCGTGGTGGCCATGGTGGACGCGCGCAACGCCCGCTCCATCGCGGTCACTCAACGACTGGACATGCACCTGACCGAGACCTTCACGACCCCCGTGACCGAGGCGACGGGCCTCTGCTACCGCCTCAATCTGTGA
- a CDS encoding PASTA domain-containing protein: MRVPRLVGLMAMDAREAAKSHGLFLNAPDRPDFHLTVVDYVVRQYPQPGAEVPRDSMVYIWFDFGEGEGGGGVREPRIPRPPSGGLQRELDEPGDPYPVVSSA; this comes from the coding sequence GTGCGAGTGCCGAGACTCGTCGGACTGATGGCCATGGACGCGCGCGAGGCGGCCAAGTCGCACGGCCTGTTCCTGAACGCGCCGGACCGGCCGGACTTCCACCTCACCGTCGTCGACTATGTCGTACGCCAGTACCCCCAGCCCGGTGCCGAGGTGCCGCGGGACTCGATGGTCTACATCTGGTTCGACTTCGGCGAGGGTGAGGGCGGCGGAGGCGTACGCGAGCCACGCATACCGCGGCCGCCCTCCGGTGGGCTGCAACGCGAACTCGACGAGCCCGGAGACCCGTACCCCGTGGTCAGCTCTGCTTGA
- a CDS encoding demethylmenaquinone methyltransferase, giving the protein MTRASLDKQPHEVASMFDNVAERYDLTNDVLSLGQDRRWRKEVAKAVDAGPAQKILDLAAGTATSSLPFARTGAYVVPCDFSLGMLQVGKRKHTWLPFTAGDATRLPFKDDTFDAVTISFGLRNVQDFDAALREMHRVTRPGGRVVICEFSHPTWAPFRTVYTEYLMRALPPVARTVSSNPDAYVYLAESIRAWPDQPALAERLRKAGWSKVAWRNLTGGVVALHRGFKQS; this is encoded by the coding sequence GTGACCCGCGCATCCCTGGACAAGCAGCCGCACGAAGTCGCCTCGATGTTCGACAACGTGGCGGAACGGTACGACCTGACCAACGACGTGCTGTCGCTCGGCCAGGACCGCAGATGGCGCAAGGAGGTCGCGAAGGCCGTCGACGCCGGCCCCGCGCAGAAGATCCTCGACCTGGCCGCGGGCACGGCCACCTCTTCGCTGCCCTTCGCGCGGACCGGCGCCTACGTGGTGCCCTGCGACTTCTCGCTCGGCATGCTCCAGGTCGGCAAGCGCAAGCACACCTGGCTGCCGTTCACGGCGGGCGACGCGACGAGGCTGCCGTTCAAGGACGACACCTTCGACGCCGTGACGATCTCCTTCGGGCTGCGCAACGTCCAGGACTTCGACGCCGCGCTGCGCGAGATGCACCGGGTGACGCGGCCCGGCGGCCGGGTCGTGATCTGCGAGTTCTCGCACCCGACCTGGGCGCCCTTCCGCACCGTCTACACCGAGTACCTGATGCGCGCCCTGCCTCCGGTCGCGCGCACGGTGTCCTCGAACCCCGACGCCTACGTCTATCTCGCCGAGTCCATCCGCGCCTGGCCCGACCAGCCGGCCCTGGCCGAGCGGCTGCGCAAGGCGGGCTGGTCGAAGGTGGCCTGGCGCAACCTGACCGGCGGGGTCGTGGCCCTGCACCGGGGCTTCAAGCAGAGCTGA
- a CDS encoding acyltransferase family protein: MGAHSRVAVPVTPPAAGAPVRDRYFDTLRAVALVRVVTYHTFGWAWAGMVFPSMGVMFALAGTLMAKSLERPAAKVVRSRLRRLLPPFWFWGVFVVVAMLIHDWMPGWQIVYWIVPLGDPPGDAWGEQAWEILWYLRTYLWFVLLSPLLLRVFRLAPVAVLVLSLAPILVCHFLWEPPDDRLGSALTDLAVFSFCWILGFAHRDGVLRRLRPVAVVALSLAAIAYGGWYAFTHQAETGSYDLDDIPLAQAFWSAGYVTLLMYAKEYFRIDFAWLARFRLLDRLVTIFNARAVTIYLWHEIALILAVPLIDRFWNVPAFETYLPLGSQWFMFGVGWILIAVFVLACGWVEDVAAKKKPELVPGGRTATMGP, translated from the coding sequence ATGGGGGCGCACAGCAGGGTGGCGGTCCCGGTCACTCCGCCCGCGGCCGGTGCCCCCGTACGTGACCGCTATTTCGACACCCTCAGGGCGGTGGCTCTCGTCAGGGTGGTGACGTACCACACCTTCGGCTGGGCCTGGGCCGGCATGGTCTTCCCCTCCATGGGGGTCATGTTCGCCCTGGCCGGCACCCTCATGGCGAAGTCCCTGGAGCGTCCTGCGGCGAAGGTGGTCCGCAGCCGTCTGCGCCGCCTCCTGCCGCCCTTCTGGTTCTGGGGCGTCTTCGTGGTCGTGGCGATGCTGATCCACGACTGGATGCCGGGCTGGCAGATCGTCTACTGGATCGTGCCGCTCGGCGACCCGCCGGGCGACGCGTGGGGCGAGCAGGCCTGGGAGATCCTCTGGTACCTGCGGACGTACCTGTGGTTCGTCCTGCTGTCCCCGCTGCTGCTGCGTGTGTTCCGCCTGGCCCCGGTGGCGGTGCTGGTCCTGTCCCTCGCCCCGATCCTGGTCTGCCACTTCCTGTGGGAGCCCCCGGACGACCGCCTCGGCAGCGCGCTCACCGACCTCGCCGTCTTCTCCTTCTGCTGGATCCTCGGCTTCGCGCACCGCGACGGCGTCCTGCGCCGCCTGCGGCCCGTCGCCGTCGTGGCCCTCTCCCTCGCGGCGATCGCGTACGGCGGCTGGTACGCCTTCACGCACCAGGCCGAGACGGGTTCGTACGACCTGGACGACATCCCGCTCGCGCAGGCCTTCTGGTCGGCGGGCTACGTCACGCTCCTGATGTACGCGAAGGAGTACTTCCGGATCGACTTCGCATGGCTTGCCCGCTTCCGGCTCCTCGACCGCCTCGTGACGATCTTCAACGCCCGTGCCGTGACGATCTACCTCTGGCACGAGATCGCCCTGATCCTCGCCGTCCCGCTGATCGACCGGTTCTGGAACGTGCCCGCGTTCGAGACGTACCTGCCGCTGGGGAGCCAGTGGTTCATGTTCGGCGTCGGCTGGATCCTGATCGCGGTGTTCGTCCTCGCGTGCGGATGGGTGGAGGACGTGGCGGCGAAGAAGAAGCCGGAGCTCGTGCCGGGCGGCCGTACTGCCACAATGGGCCCGTGA